The genomic region taaaaataataataatttgtggtTTTGCAAGACACTTTAATCCATTAATTGTTTGTTTGCCTTTCAATATTTGGAACAGAATGTATTGAATATGAACCCGTTTTGTTTGATGAGGAAAAGCTAAGTGTTTTTGCTCTCTTACACTGCTGTAAGAGCACACCGATTTGTACTGTGACATGTAGAGTAGACTTCAAGCTTCAGCTCAAGTAAGCCAAGTCTGTAgcatttttaaaaccaaattatTACGTGTGTTTTTGCaatactgtttatttatcatttttctaATATTTGCAACAAACTAAATTCAGAAAATCAGGAAATAATAAGCCCCATTTCCACTTGATGTATCCCTGAAGAATATGTGAGATgttgatgtatgtgtgtgtggtttcttgGGGATATGTACCCATATGTGTAGTGATCAGGCAGGGTGTAGGGGATGCGGACTCTGGGTAGCAGGAAGAAAGTCCTGAGCAGGTGAATGACGCTGCAGGCagacaggaagaggaaggaggagcGGAGAGAGATGCCAGCCTCATGTAACAGCTGCAGGAGAAGATAAGACAGGGTGGAGATCACAGTTACAACATGAGATGGAAGAAATATGTTTCACACAAGAGAGCAGTTTGTGAACGTTTTTCACCTTGATGACAAGGAAGAGTGCTGAGGACGAATCGAAGGCCCCGTTATAGAGAGTGATGATGGTGGAGCGATGTGAGCCAAAAAGGTTTCCTACCTTTAGAAGAGAAATTTAAATTGATTAAGACTTATACAGAAGGTGTTTCATTCCACAATGTACAGTACTCCCTACTTCCTGGTCTGTTGTTAGTTCTTCCCCAACCAGTTCACAGTTCTCTTTGAACTGAGAACTTTTCCTTCCCACGGTTTGGACTCTTACTCCACATGGCTGAATACTGTGCAGACTGTTTTGCATGAAACTATACTCACTATAAACTCTAACACACCCTGAGACTCTCTCTGAAAGTCCTTTACTAATGAGCGCGTTGACTGTAACACTCACTGGCCAACATACCTTCTTACCTTCCTTTGATACCTAACATTTCTGATTCTTTCTTCTCCATAATTTCTTACgattaaaattattttacatcACATAGCCAATAATATGCACTTTCATTTCAAGATACATTTGCTGACTTATCTCTTTTTAATAAGGTTTCTAATAAtcttgttacattacattacatgtcatttagctgaagcttttatccaaagcaacttccaattTGCTATATATCAGAGGCTGCACGCCTCTGGATTAAATAGGGggtaagtgtcttgctcagggacacattggttgatgtattgcagtgggaatagAGCCCAGATCTCCTTCACCACAGGCCTGTGTCCCGCAACATCACCACCCCATCTTGTCACGCTGAACATCCAACATTGATGATTATCAAACTTAGTTGAAATGCCTGTTAGGGTATGGTTTATGACCGTTTCCCTCAGacagctttgtgttttttttcccactaaATCATGAGCTCAGTCTAAGAAAAGCCCTGCAGCCAACAAAAGGGCACTGATGACACTAAGATCTACTGTCCAACATCaaactgtctctgtctctgtctctgctttCCTCTAAAACACGGGACTATTCATAGTTAGTTAGTTCTCAAGGATGTGTCTTTCTTTGTCACAGAGCAAACATGCAGGCATACAGAAATagctaaaagaaaatatatcaTTAAACTTTAAATTGAGACAGAAGGCTAGTGAAGTTTTTTACAggaggtaaaataaaaacaattgactGCCTATTAGGACATAATTGACCTTGCAGCAATCTTCCAATTACAATTTAGAACAAATATTAACCATCCACTGATtctgaaatttaaaaatgacTAGTCTATCAAAATGAATCACTAACAATTTTGGTTCAATTCTCCagtgcagtttaaatatttgctGCATTTCTCGGTTTTGTATCATGATAAATTGATTTTTTGGGGTTTCAGACTCTGggttggattaaaaaaaaggaatttcagTATGTGACCTTGGACCCTGAGATATTCTAATATTCTGACAGTCAGTtctcaaaacattttataaagtTATCAATTAAATAATTGAGAATGAATGATTTAAGATTAAAAACTGACAACCATCTTTTTATTCTGAATGACTGCATCAGTACCTGCATGTTGGTCATTAGAAACAGGATACCGCCCACTGCCAGGAAGGAGAGAGCTGGGAACAGCAGGTTGGACAAAGCTGGTGGGAAATGAAGTAAATGGGGAAAATGAGCATCCGCAGCTGTAACATTTTACTTCTTATGAGGTTCCTGAGACTGAGAGAGCACACgacagagagacggagaaaTGTTTTTTCACCTGCAGTTGAGAAGGCCACCATCAAGGTACCCAAAGTGTAAAGAAAtctgttggggaaaaaaaactccagcGTCATCgtgccattttattttattttaacaggcATGAGAGCGTGAGTCATGTTTGAGACTGAAATTTCTTAAAACTCACACtaaatacacatttacacacaggttctcctgctgctgtttgcttttggctgactttaattttcttttctggcaGAGCACTACCCACATCTTCACATTCTGCGTCATGTCCAACTATTTGAATTCCTtggctttttattttccctccacCCTACTTCAGTGGAAACATATGTTCTTAGTACCAGTTTGTTATTGTGGATTTAGATTTATCCGGGGTGGTAGGGCTTTTCGTCACAGTGTCTGAACATCTGcactaaaaatatttatttctgaCATTCCTTATCCTTCGGTGATTAAAAGTCTTGACCTTTCTATTTCTTAATCACTCTCTCATGTTTCTTCTTTCCAGCTTCACTGGCCTTTACTGCTTTGTTTTCGTAACAGCTCCCTTTCTCAGAAAACACTTTCTTTATATTCTGCATTGCCAAGTGTCAGGGTCTGGTATGTACACTGCAGCTCTATTCATCTTCATATGTTTTACACAAGATCCCCCGAGGGAGCTAGTTTGAATGTAAATGTCCCTTTTACTTCACATGAGCTTGTACTATGTCCAAATGCATATTAACAATTTCACATAAATATAAACAAGATCTTTCCTCTCCTTTATTTCCATGTGAGAAAAACAGCTGTTATAAGCAAACAGAATACtaaactaaaatatgtttttgctgCCAACCACCATCCACTGACTACAGATAATAGGTTCCTTGCAAAAtccccactttaaaaaaaatatccaaactatcccttcCCAGCTTGTGGCCTTCTAGTCCCCTACAGAGTCactattttgattaaaaaaaaaatacataggaAATGCTTTAAATCCATTGActttttactcttaaatgtgctGTAGGTGGGATTGCATGGGTCCAGAACTTAGCCAAAAAATGtgaacatcgacaacttctcagtccctcccccctttctgctaaagcccaaaacgTTCTCCCAAGCCCCTTGAATTGACACGTTATTTTAAGTTATGACACGTAAATTTAAATAACTAAGGTAGGCCTATTGTTTGACTCACGTTCCAAAAAGCCGAGCCACTGTCGTACCAAACCGGTCAAACAAGAAACCGTTAGGCAGCGTCAGGAAATTGTTCATAAAGGAGGCAATTGTGAAAACAAGTGAGAACTGTTCATCCTGCCCGCTGCAATCTGttgacacaaaacacagagaaagcagGAGCACCAGGGTTAGGAACTGTGTGGTTAAACAGGTGACAATGATGATCAGAGAAGCCTGCATAAAGAGATGTAATTCATTTCAAAAATCCAGATGTTTAGAATTTAAAGTAGGGGAGGTGCGATATCAAACTGACCTAAGACCAGCGTTGCATTGACCGTTGTGGTGTTGACGCACAGAGAGCTGAAGTAGCCGTCCGTCTTCAGGACAAAAACAAGTGAAGCCCACCCGAACACGGCTCCAGCAAAACACAGGCACTCCACCAAACCCGTAGCAAAGGTGAGGCAGCGTAGCACCATCAAGCTCTTCCCAAGACCCGGCATGATCccttacacgcacacacacacacacacacacacaaaggcagaCAATTCCCAAAAACTATATTATCACCTACATggatacatacacatgcacatacacaagaACTGGACCTGCATGACACAAAATCCACAAATACTTTAAGGTAAAGTTAAAGTTGCACAAAAAGACATGAGCTTAAACATCAGGGCAGAAAAATGTGCTGCTTCAGTTTAGGCTGTCATCCAAAAAAAGATGGACTTCAGCATAAATCCAGACGTTGGCTAACAGAAAGAACTTTGTTAGGATACCAGCAGGTTATAATAATcccattttaacaacaaaatgaatcaattaaaatgtgcaaacatgacattttaacaaagTAACCTCCTGTGAAGCACCAAAAAATGTGCAGTTGTTAAGTTGTATTATTGTGCCTACTACTCTCTAGTACTCACTGTTCAGCCTTCTGCGGATGTCCCTGAATGTTCTCACAGACCACCCCTCTCTGCTCTTGCTCCACTCTctttatttctatatatatacaactcttccttcctcttccttaCCAGTTCCCTccctctgagaaaaaaaaaagaagataaatcaACCTTTCTGCTGTGCAGCAGAGAAAATCCCTCGCTATGTGGCTGCAGAAAAGGCAAACAGCATGGAATCTGCCACTGAAGCTGTGAGACATATTCCAGAGGTTGCTCAGAGTTCTGCAGACTACACTGATTTAGCCGAAATATGTGACGCGCACCAGAAAACAATTCGGTGTGTGGTGGATCTCTGTGTCTTAACTGGGTCTAtgtgtattattttattgtcattgtacaaaCTATTACAAAATTAGGAAGCAATCCTGATGGcacatttacacattcaaaCAGTAATTCAAAATAGAGAAAGGATACAAATGtgtgttataaataaaataaattacatttgctgtGACCTATAAAACTGTGAAAATAGCTGAGATATTGCACAAGTACTGTAGTTGGTGTCAGTGTTTGGCTGTGTTTAGTTCTCTGGAGTAGAAGGTGTTTTTGAGTCTGAGTCTATTTGTCCATGAATTTATGGACCTGAAGTGTCTATCTAGCAGGTCAAGATGGTGTCCAGGGTGATCCCACCCTAGGATTGGTTTGTTAATTCTAAAAGACACTACATGATTTTTTTAGCAGTAGTTATCTTTTAGTGTATTTACccaaatttagataacatttttGAGACATCATTCTGCAACATTTCCCCAGCAGACTGGTTTAAAAAGAGTTACTACCACTATGAACAACAAATAACAGGACCAGCGTTAACAGAACTAATCATAAAAGACACAAGATCAATATCAGACGTTCTGCTATGTTATCAAGCTACAGTCTGATTTAACGTCCACTGGTGTGTCAATACCAAAGGAGTTATGAAAGACCAAATTGCTTTGATTAATAAAGACGTTAAAAATGACCACAGTGACGCTATGACAAAAGGGGTCAAGTCATTTAGTCTGATATGTGTTGTAACTGTTTAGTCACTTTTGCTATGGCACATGAGCAGTGAGAGCACAAATTGTTACACGATCTTCATTATTAAACCCAGATACTCTGCATAATGTTGAAGGCTCATTCACTTCGATGCTGTTTTTCTCTCAGTGGGATCCAGCAGGTTGAGGGAGGGGTCGCGCAGGTTGCTGAGGGTAGAGATGTAAATCCCTGTTGGAAGTCTTATGATGACCACTCATGAGACCAAATGTATGTTTTACCAGTTTCAAAACCGGATCACAAGACACAtatatttttacacacacacgcacaaagtgACCCACCAAACAAGCTTGTACCCACTTCCTCAAATCAGTGGCCTAGTGTTACCACAGGCATCGACCCCTTacatgtctctgtgtttgtatgtgtaaataGAATCTGGAGATACAAACTCCAAAAGATCAGCAAAAGTATTGACTTCTCATGACTTCTATCTAATCCCACTGCAGACTCACTATAGTTTAAAGGATAATGTTGGCATCATTTACTTCCATTAGCGTCTTAAAActatacaaaacaaacacataaagctGTGCTCTTGCACTGGCTGACATATTCTTACATTAAACCACATATGCCCTGTCAAGTTCAACTTTCAAACCAACATGGATGGCTTTAGTGTGTCTGAAAAGTGTTTAGACGGATGGAAAGTTTGATGTTCCACAGTTCCTTGATAAAGCGGTAATGATGCAACATGgtgcaacatgtttaaaagaATAAGCAGTGCAGAATAAACGGCTCCAGAATAAGCAGTGAGTGGCTCTTGAGTggagattgttttttcaatGCTCAGTAGGGTTTATTCATCTTTGCTCGTTCCATCTGACACTGTGACTTTAATAGTGAATTTTAACAATTGCGTGTGTAAGTAATTACGTAATGTATGGAATACTAAAGCACAATATCAGCTTATAGTTAGACATTTTGGGgaatacacttatttgctttatGGCAGAGAATTAGATGAGAGGCTTGACAACACCCATGTCTGTACTATAAATATTGAGTTGGAGCCAGCTGATTGTTAGGATAGTTAAGCGCAACTTATCTTAGCATAAACAGGGGGAAACTGTTTATCTGGCTCTGTCCGAATATAACCAATCCACCTACCAGCCTCTCTAAGGCTCCTTACTGTAATTACTGTAATACTTAAGTTTATATTGTGATTGTCAGCAAGAGTTTTACACAAGATCAGGTAATAAAGCAGGAGAGATGGAGCACAGGTTAGATATTACATAtaggtctgtctgtgtgtttgtgtgtgtgtgtgtgtgtgtgtgtgNNNNNNNNNNtgtgtgtgtgtgtgtgtgtgagtaagtgtgtgtgtgtgagaaagagagcaaaCATCAGCAAGTTCAAGGACAGCTAATGATCAGATgtcattgcatttttttgccAAAATAGAGACAAACCACAAGATCCTCTTCCTTCTTCTGTCACTCACTAATTCTTCTttgtaaaaaagtgacatttaggCCACAGTCCTACACATTTTAACTAATACTATACACACATTATCTGTAACCACGTTTCCTAGATAAGTGTACAGATAATGCAATCACATGACATTCGCTGATTTTCCCACCTAAGGGCCGTTTGGAGTCAATTTCAAGGATTAACCTAACCTGCATTTGGACTGTGGGAGAAACCCCACGCTATACCACAAGGAGAACAAGCAAACTCCAGACTTCTAAGAACGCTATCTGACAGGCTTAAACACGCACCTGGAATGACAACCTGgttaatgttttaaaagttCAAGGGAACCCCATTGCAACCccagaaaaatacatttacaaagcGTGTATGACACTCATTTTTTACTCTTGCACATTGGAGTTTACCTAAAACTGTCTGTTAAACTACTGATTTTCAGCTTGTGGAGACACATCAggcaaaaacattgtttttcaaTATTGAGGTTGTGGATCATTTTGTTTCtgcattgtgtatttttttttagactatagtggaaaaaaacatccaaaatacacatttggtgtTAAGTTTCATGCACTTTGTCTATTTGCACTTGCATTTTCTCCTAGAGGCTGTTTTGTCCGACTTAGAATTTTTTCAGACTTTGAACACCTTCACTTCAGTAGCAGTTACACACAAACTTTGCAGTTAATCCTATCTATATTCTTAAAGTTTTTCCAGAAGGGGTTTGTTCATATATCATTCATAGCCgcatatatgtaatatattactCCTAAAAACTTGGTGATGCTGAATTagagtgattttttttagtCCAATTCAGGAACAGGTGGTGAGACTCAGCAGTAAACACTTATACTTCACTTGA from Etheostoma spectabile isolate EspeVRDwgs_2016 chromosome 10, UIUC_Espe_1.0, whole genome shotgun sequence harbors:
- the LOC116696329 gene encoding solute carrier family 43 member 3 isoform X2; the protein is MPGLGKSLMVLRCLTFATGLVECLCFAGAVFGWASLVFVLKTDGYFSSLCVNTTTVNATLVLDCSGQDEQFSLVFTIASFMNNFLTLPNGFLFDRFGTTVARLFGTFLYTLGTLMVAFSTAALSNLLFPALSFLAVGGILFLMTNMQVGNLFGSHRSTIITLYNGAFDSSSALFLVIKLLHEAGISLRSSFLFLSACSVIHLLRTFFLLPRVRIPYTLPDHYTYGVTCGKSNSLRLEQTTANANTQMTPEETLLNKEPVKQEKSFRECVMSWFFMWHLVWLSVMQLRHYLFIGTLNPMLQRLTAGEPSLVSQYTNAFAITQLCGVLCAPWNGLIMDRHKGKPRAAGESEQEADLRASGLSLFLTALQCLLFSVCASTPYLPLQYLTFILQVLNRSFLYGGNAAFISVA